A window of the bacterium genome harbors these coding sequences:
- a CDS encoding RNA-binding protein, producing the protein MASARLYVGNLKYSTTNEQLQELFSVYGEVKQVNIIEGKGFGFVEMSNPDEAEKAKTALNGTDFLGRTIKIDEAHPPKERQPRRDFRR; encoded by the coding sequence ATGGCAAGCGCAAGACTCTATGTAGGAAATTTAAAGTATTCTACGACGAATGAACAATTACAGGAATTATTTTCTGTATATGGTGAAGTAAAACAAGTCAACATTATTGAAGGAAAAGGTTTTGGTTTTGTTGAAATGTCAAACCCGGATGAAGCTGAAAAAGCAAAAACTGCGTTAAACGGGACTGATTTCTTAGGCCGCACAATAAAAATTGATGAAGCTCATCCACCTAAAGAAAGACAACCAAGAAGGGATTTCAGAAGATAA
- a CDS encoding Rrf2 family transcriptional regulator, whose product MKLSTKGQYGARAMLELAIHYENGPILLRDIAKKQGLSERYLERIMTVLISAGLVRSLRGKCGGFILTKPLEEIKLSQIVQATEGSLSPVVCLDDPASCKRIKFCVTYDIWGKLKKEMMKVLDSITLADMVQMQKKKVKETEEKMYYI is encoded by the coding sequence ATGAAGCTTTCAACTAAAGGACAGTATGGTGCCAGGGCAATGCTTGAATTAGCTATTCATTATGAAAACGGCCCAATACTTCTAAGGGACATCGCTAAAAAACAGGGTTTATCCGAGAGATATCTTGAACGTATAATGACTGTTTTAATTTCTGCCGGGCTTGTCCGGAGTTTAAGAGGAAAGTGCGGCGGTTTTATTTTGACAAAACCATTGGAAGAGATTAAATTAAGCCAGATTGTCCAGGCGACTGAAGGGTCGCTTAGCCCTGTCGTTTGCCTTGATGACCCGGCATCATGTAAAAGGATTAAATTTTGTGTTACTTATGATATCTGGGGAAAATTAAAAAAAGAGATGATGAAGGTACTGGACTCTATAACATTGGCGGATATGGTTCAAATGCAAAAGAAAAAAGTCAAAGAAACAGAAGAAAAAATGTATTATATTTAA